One Archangium violaceum genomic window, TGCGCGAGGACGCCTTCGAGCTGTTCGGCTTCCTCTCCCGTCCCGAGGAGGAGCTGTTCCTCCTGCTCAACTCGGTGTCCCACGTGGGGCCGAGGCTCGCGCTGGCGGTGCTCTCCGGCATGGAGGTACCGGAGCTGGTGGCCGCGCTCGGCCGGGGCGAGGTGTCGCGCCTCACCAAGATTCACGGCGTGGGGAAGAAGACGGCCGAGCGGCTCGTGCTGGAGCTCAAGGACAAGGTGAAGACGCTGCACCTGGAGCAGGTGGCGACCCAGGCGACGTCGGCCGCGCCCGTGGCCGGGCATATGGCGGACCTGGTCTCGGCGCTGGTGAATCTGGGTTACAAGCAGCCCCAGGCGGAGAAGGCGGCGGAGTCCGCGGGCGAGCGGCTCGGCGGCGAGGCCGCCTTCCAGGCCCTCCTCCGCGAGGCCCTCAAGGTTCTGCGCACCAGTGCCTAGCTCCCTCTCCCTTCGGGAGAGGGGAAATGGCAGGGGATGACATCCGGGGCTTCTACCTCCGCGCCATCGCCCGGCGCGTGGTGGAGGGGGCTCGCGGTCAGAAGTAGGTGACGATCACCTGGGGCTCGGGCGGCACGTCCGGGACGCCCTCGCGCTTGCGCTGACAGGCGGCACAGCACTCCGCCCAGGGGACGATCTGCAGGCGCTCCAGGATGATGGGGTCGCCACAGTCCTCGCACTGGCCGTACTTCGTGGCGTCCGTGGCCAGCTTCTGGAGGGCCCGTTGGACGCGCGGGAGGAGCACCGGATCGCGCTCCTCGCCGGACTCCGCCGCGTCCCGGAGCTGGTTCTGCTGCTCCTCATCGAGCGACGTCCACACCCAGTCGGGGGGTTGCCGGCCCGAGAGGACATAGTGCAGGACGTGGAGCTGGTGCTCGGCCTCGCGGCGCTGGGCCTCGCGGCGCATGCTCATCAGCCCCGGGTGCTCCATCAGCCGCGCGAGGCGCTTCTGGACCTCGCGCCGCATCCCGGCGTCCTGGGTGATGACGTCGATGTAGGCCGCGGGGGTGAGGCCGTGGGGTCCGCAGATCTGTTGGAGCACACGTTCGAAGATCGGTTCGATGCCGACCGTCGCGGCGGTGGGAATCCATCCGGTGGACGAGGCCAGCGCATCGAGGGTGGTGAGGACCGTCCGGTGGACTTCCTGCCAAGGCGGGGGGGGACCTTCTGGGGAACCGATCGTCATGCCTGGAATCATTTAATCACAGCGGGGCCGGGGGCACACGGGGACTTCCCTTTCAGTGCGAGGGGTGCCCAGGACCCTCGACCGGGTCTCCTTCCAGACGGGAATGAAGTCGTACGTGGGGTAGAGTCCGGTTACGGGCAGGTGCGCCAGGAGGAAGAGCTGCGATGACCGGTGCTTCGCGGTGGTGGGAGAGTGCGAAGGAGTGGGTGGGCAAATTACCCTCGGGGTTGTCCAGCCAGGTGACGGTGGACGTGGCCCGTCGGAGGTTGCGGCTGCCCCACGCTCGGGTGGAGGCCCTCACGCGCTCGGCGCTGCGCAACGTGCGCGCGCTCACGCTCGGGGACTGGGTCAACCTGTCACAGACCTATGACGTGCGGTTCGAGGTCTCCGGCTGGAAGCTGCGGGCGGAGGTGGCCGTCGAGCGGTTGGAGCTCGCGTCGGGTCGCTACAACCTGACGTTGCTCACCCCGGGCCGGGTGGAGCTGGAGGAGTCCCGGGCGGCCTCGGCCCTGGTGCAGGGGGTGCTGCGCCTCGGCGGGGGAAAGGCGGCGCTGCGCACGGTGCTCGACCAGGTGATGCCGGAGGGGTTGAGCTGGGACGGGCAGCGACTCCGGGTGTCCGGAGCACTCCCGAAGGAGGGCGTGGTATCCGCGCGCCTCTTCGAGTCCTCCTCGCTGGTGATGAACGCCGAGCATGAGCTGGAAGGGCTGTGGCTCTCGGCCGAGGCGTGGCCCGGCCTGGTCGATCTGATGCAGGCCGTGCTCAGCGCGGACCTGCCGCGCAAGCCGCCGGGGACCTGAGCGGGCGAGCGCGCCAGAAGGGTCCACTGCGTCAGGTGTCCGCCTCGTCCTTCCTCCGCAGGAGGTTCCGCCCGGACAGGTCGGGGAGACGGAACTCCTCCTGGAAGTCGCCAGCCCCGGGCCCTCCCGGTGCCTCGCCAACGCTCTTCAGGAGGGGGAGCCGCACGATGAAGGTGGCTCCCCTGCCCAGACCCGCGCTGTGCGCCTCGACGCTTCCGCCATGCATCTCGACCAGGTGCTTGACGAGGGACAACCCCAACCCGAGGCCCCCGTGCTTGCGCGTGGTGGAGGAGTCCGCCTGGCGGAAGCGCTCGAAGAGGTGAGGGAGGAAGTCGGGCGCGATGCCCTCACCGGTATCGGCCACGGTGATGACCGCCTGCGCGTCCCTGTGCTGGAGCAACACCTCCACCTGGCCGCCCGCGGGGGTGAACTTCACCGCGTTCTGCACGAGGTTCCACACCACCTGCTGGAGCCGCGTGGCGTCGCCTCTCACCGGGCCCACGTTCGCATCGAGCCTGGAGCGCAAGTGAACGCCCCTGGCCTCGGCCGCGGGCCGTACCGTGTCGATGGCGGCACCCACCACGCCGGGCAGCATCACGGCCTCGACCTCCAGACGCAGCTTTCCCGTGAGGATGCGGCTGACATCCAGCAGATCTCCCACGAGCTGTGCCTGGTGGCGTGTGTTGCGTTCGATGACCTCGAGCGCCCGCTTGTGTTTCTCCGGCGAGAGGGTGCCTTTGCGCAGCAACTGCAACCAGCCCAGCATGGAGGTGAGGGGCGTGCGCAGCTCGTGGCTCACCGTCGAGAGGAAGTCATCCTTGAGACGGCTGGCCTCCTCGGCACGATGGCGCTCCGTCTCGGCGGTTTCGAAGAGCCGGGCATTCACCAGCGCGATGGAGGCCCTTCGCGCCACCTCTTCCGCGACGAGCAGATCCTGGGGCTCGTACAGGCGTCTGGAGTCGAGGTGGACGAGGAGGAGCGCCCCCATGACCTGGCTGCCCGAGAGCAGGGGCAAGGCGACTCCCGCGCTGGGGGCGCCCTCGCGCAGGAGCTCCAGGTGCTCGCGGCTCCGGGCCACGCTCTCGAGGAGCTCGTCCGTCATCGGGGAGAGCAGCTCGCTTCGCCCCGTCCGGAGCACGGTGCCCACCCCGTGGCGTGCATCGAGCGAGGGGAGATGCTTCTCGAGTGCCGCACTCACCAGCCGGGTTCGTGCGGAGTCGATGTGGTGGGTGGTCAGGAGCCTGGGGAGTCCGTCCTCATCGCGCACGAACACGCCGCACCAGTCGGCGAAGCGCGGGACCAGCACGTGCAGCAGGCGGTCCATCGTCTCCGCGAAATGGAGGGAGGCCGCGAGGGCGGTGGACGCATCGACGAGCAGGCGCAGGTGCTCCTCGGCGCGCTTGCGGGCCGTGAGATCGATGGCGAAGGCCACGCCCTCCTCGGCGTTGTCCAGGAAGGTGGCGGAGGCCACGAGGACGGGCACCCGGTGGCCATCCGCGTGCAGATACTCCTTCTCGTAGGGGGGGTGACGGCCCGTGTGGATGAGGAGCTCCACGTGGGCCTGATCGGACATGGTGTATTCGGGCGGGGTGAGCCGGCGCCAGTTCAGCCGGCCGGACTCGAGATCCTCGCGGCGGTAGCCCACCAGTTGGAGGAAGTCATCGTTGGCGTAGGTAACCTCGCCGGTCAGCTTCCAGAAGAAGACGCCCACGATGTTGGAGTCGACGATCCGGCGCAGGCGCGCTTCCGACGCACGAAGGGCCTGCTCCACCTCACGCCGCCGGGACACCTCCCGCGTGAGCTCATCCACCTTCTGGCCCAGCAGGCCGAAGGCCGCGCTCCCCCCGACCTCGTTGGAGAAGCGCACGAACACCAGTGGCTCACGGTCCTCTCCCCTCATGCCGAGCCGTGCCCCATGGCAACCCCGGCGCACCCTGCTCCCGGAAGGGGATTTGAGGGTGAAGCCTCCTGGCAGGGGGTCGGTACTTCGCGCGCAGATCCTGAGGAAACCGCTCACACGCTCGGGGGCTTCCTCCGTGAGCTCCGTGAGCGACCGGCCGTGCAGTGCGGACGCCTGGAGTCCCAGCAACTCCCGGCTGGCGGTGTTGCTGTCGACCACCTCGCCGCTCGCCGTGACGAGCAGCAAGGGCTCGGGCAGCAGGCGGGACAGAAGGGAGAACAGCTCTGCCGGACCGACGGTGGTACCCATCAGTGCGTGCGAATGTATTCGCGCCCCTCGACGGATGGAGCGGCGGTGGGCTTCAGATAGACCACCACCCGGCAGCCCTTGTCTCCCCGGGCGATCGTCTGCTCCAGCGACACCTTGGCGTAGCCCAGGTTCTCCGAGGCGATGAAGCCAAAGACGTTGGACGTCATCATGCACAGGGAGGGGCGTCCGAGGACCTTTTCCGCGAAGGGGCAGGCGAGATTGCCCAGGACGATCTTCTCCTCATCCTGCTCGATGATGAAGAAGTCCCCCTGGATGCGGCGCTTCAGATCCACGAGCACCTGCGCGACCTGCTCACGGTTGAGCTCGGGGAGGGCCAGGGCCTTCTTGTAACCCTCGTTCATCTCCTCGCCCATGCGTTGGCCCACCACGCTGACGAAGCCGGAGGCCTCCTTCACGCCCACCACCTCCTCCAGGGTGCCAGCCAGGTGGCGCAAGAGCGTACGCAGGAAGACATCGCGCTCCAATCCTGTCTCCAGCTTTTCGATGGACGAGGCTTCGGAAGGGGTGGTCTGGGTGGGGTCGGGGGTCATGGATGCGATCTCGAATGTTGAACTCCGGGCTCTAACGAAACACCGGGTTTTTGCACCTCCATTCAATCGACTGTTGTCGAAGAACGGACAGCGGCCGGGCAGTCACATGCCTGGCCGCTCATTTTCTCAGGCGGCACGGCGGGCCGCGGGTGTTGGGCGGAGGTCCCCGTGGTTCGGCGCGGGCAGGGTGATGGTGGGCGAGAGGCCCGGTGCCACCAGCGAGCTCGTCAGCAGCGAGGAGGGGTGGAAATTGACGAAGGAGCCCTCGACTCGAGACGGGCCCGCGAACACCTTCTCCACGATCATCGAGGAGTATTGCTCCAGCGAGTTCTCGCGGGTGTTGCCATTGAGCACCACCTCCCAGCCCATCTGCTCGGCGTAGGAGCGCACTCCGGGGATGCG contains:
- the ruvA gene encoding Holliday junction branch migration protein RuvA translates to MIAALRGTVQEKSLEEAIIDVGGVGYRVFFSSLTLGRLPPEGEPVQVRVRTVVREDAFELFGFLSRPEEELFLLLNSVSHVGPRLALAVLSGMEVPELVAALGRGEVSRLTKIHGVGKKTAERLVLELKDKVKTLHLEQVATQATSAAPVAGHMADLVSALVNLGYKQPQAEKAAESAGERLGGEAAFQALLREALKVLRTSA
- a CDS encoding TraR/DksA family transcriptional regulator encodes the protein MTIGSPEGPPPPWQEVHRTVLTTLDALASSTGWIPTAATVGIEPIFERVLQQICGPHGLTPAAYIDVITQDAGMRREVQKRLARLMEHPGLMSMRREAQRREAEHQLHVLHYVLSGRQPPDWVWTSLDEEQQNQLRDAAESGEERDPVLLPRVQRALQKLATDATKYGQCEDCGDPIILERLQIVPWAECCAACQRKREGVPDVPPEPQVIVTYF
- a CDS encoding PAS domain-containing sensor histidine kinase, producing MGTTVGPAELFSLLSRLLPEPLLLVTASGEVVDSNTASRELLGLQASALHGRSLTELTEEAPERVSGFLRICARSTDPLPGGFTLKSPSGSRVRRGCHGARLGMRGEDREPLVFVRFSNEVGGSAAFGLLGQKVDELTREVSRRREVEQALRASEARLRRIVDSNIVGVFFWKLTGEVTYANDDFLQLVGYRREDLESGRLNWRRLTPPEYTMSDQAHVELLIHTGRHPPYEKEYLHADGHRVPVLVASATFLDNAEEGVAFAIDLTARKRAEEHLRLLVDASTALAASLHFAETMDRLLHVLVPRFADWCGVFVRDEDGLPRLLTTHHIDSARTRLVSAALEKHLPSLDARHGVGTVLRTGRSELLSPMTDELLESVARSREHLELLREGAPSAGVALPLLSGSQVMGALLLVHLDSRRLYEPQDLLVAEEVARRASIALVNARLFETAETERHRAEEASRLKDDFLSTVSHELRTPLTSMLGWLQLLRKGTLSPEKHKRALEVIERNTRHQAQLVGDLLDVSRILTGKLRLEVEAVMLPGVVGAAIDTVRPAAEARGVHLRSRLDANVGPVRGDATRLQQVVWNLVQNAVKFTPAGGQVEVLLQHRDAQAVITVADTGEGIAPDFLPHLFERFRQADSSTTRKHGGLGLGLSLVKHLVEMHGGSVEAHSAGLGRGATFIVRLPLLKSVGEAPGGPGAGDFQEEFRLPDLSGRNLLRRKDEADT
- a CDS encoding methanogen output domain 1-containing protein, with amino-acid sequence MTPDPTQTTPSEASSIEKLETGLERDVFLRTLLRHLAGTLEEVVGVKEASGFVSVVGQRMGEEMNEGYKKALALPELNREQVAQVLVDLKRRIQGDFFIIEQDEEKIVLGNLACPFAEKVLGRPSLCMMTSNVFGFIASENLGYAKVSLEQTIARGDKGCRVVVYLKPTAAPSVEGREYIRTH